A region from the Leptolyngbya iicbica LK genome encodes:
- a CDS encoding cytochrome c biogenesis protein CcdA has product MLSDRLPASAHRLPIPMLETLQTSLYEVSQYANSLVANQLTSISLVSIGVVWLAGLLTSLTPCTLSMLPIMVGYMGGYDAENRGQAIAQASWFALGLATTLAALGLVAGAVGRVYGQVGVGLPIIVSVLAILMGLNLLEALPLPMPNWGNVDLTNRGFPLAVKSYLLGLTFGLVASPCSTPVLATLLAWISTTGDPVLGAALLLAYTVGYVSPLVIAGTFTATIKKLLALRRWSGWITPASGILLVGFGVFSLLIRFAPNQLV; this is encoded by the coding sequence TTGCTGAGCGATCGCCTCCCTGCCAGCGCCCACCGTTTACCCATCCCCATGTTAGAAACGCTGCAAACCTCCCTTTACGAAGTCAGCCAGTACGCCAACTCCCTGGTCGCCAATCAACTCACGAGCATTTCACTGGTCAGCATCGGCGTGGTTTGGCTGGCGGGCTTGCTCACCAGTCTCACCCCCTGCACCCTCTCCATGCTGCCGATCATGGTGGGCTATATGGGAGGCTACGACGCCGAAAATCGCGGGCAAGCGATCGCTCAAGCCTCCTGGTTTGCCCTGGGCTTGGCGACGACCCTGGCGGCGTTGGGGCTCGTGGCGGGGGCGGTGGGGCGAGTCTACGGTCAGGTGGGCGTTGGGCTCCCCATCATCGTCAGCGTGCTCGCCATTCTCATGGGGTTGAATTTGCTGGAAGCGCTCCCCTTACCCATGCCCAACTGGGGCAACGTGGACCTGACGAACCGGGGCTTTCCCCTCGCGGTGAAGAGTTATCTGCTGGGGTTGACCTTTGGGCTGGTCGCATCGCCTTGCAGTACCCCGGTGCTGGCGACCCTGCTGGCGTGGATTTCCACCACGGGCGACCCGGTTTTGGGAGCGGCGCTGCTGCTGGCCTATACCGTGGGCTATGTGTCGCCGCTGGTGATTGCGGGCACCTTTACCGCCACGATCAAAAAGCTGCTGGCGCTGCGTCGCTGGTCGGGCTGGATTACCCCTGCTAGCGGCATCTTGCTGGTCGGCTTTGGCGTCTTTTCCTTGCTGATTCGCTTTGCGCCCAACCAACTGGTGTAA
- the hflX gene encoding GTPase HflX has protein sequence MKPNQLKQLQRLYHQRLPGDRVTTPEFAQRLAAISTDLGQPLCVYLNRRGQVIRVGVGTPQQTRIPPVELPRYGAERLCGIRCIATRLKHEPPSTSDLTAMAMQRLDSLVAVTLSGDGFERRGGGATGYVDEVYLAHLVPHPEARWTVSDPMSLDTLAQQDFVSLTDALEEEFRRVFVAQQVDADHDRVIVVGLMTGNVSKTQFRYGLMEVRRLVETAGGEVLATLHQRRDRPHPQTVLGAGKIQEIALEAQTLGATLVVFDRDLSPAQVRNLEAQMGVRVVDRTEVILDIFAQRARTGAGKLQVELAQLEYQLPRLTGRGQAMSRLGGGIGTRGPGETKLETERRAIQRRISRLQREVNQLQAHRDRLRQRRQQSDIPSIAVVGYTNAGKSTLLNALTNSEIYAADQLFATLDPTTRRLSVLDSDTQEQTQLVLTDTVGFIRDLPESLVDAFRATLEEVTEADALLHVVDLSHPAWQSQIRSVMRILGEMPVTPGPILLAFNKLDRVDSEALAIAKEEFPNAVFVSAQDRIGLETLRKQLIELASYALCQ, from the coding sequence TTGAAACCGAACCAGCTGAAGCAACTGCAACGGCTGTATCATCAGCGGCTACCGGGCGATCGCGTCACGACACCAGAGTTTGCGCAACGATTGGCGGCCATTAGTACCGATCTCGGTCAGCCGTTGTGCGTTTATCTCAATCGTCGGGGCCAAGTGATTCGCGTCGGGGTGGGCACCCCGCAGCAAACCCGCATTCCTCCGGTAGAACTGCCGCGTTACGGGGCCGAGCGCCTCTGTGGCATTCGCTGCATTGCCACCCGGCTCAAGCACGAACCGCCGAGCACCAGCGATCTCACCGCGATGGCGATGCAGCGGCTGGACTCGTTGGTGGCGGTGACCTTATCCGGTGATGGCTTTGAGCGGCGGGGCGGCGGCGCTACGGGTTACGTTGACGAGGTTTACCTGGCGCATTTAGTCCCCCATCCCGAGGCGCGGTGGACGGTGTCGGATCCCATGTCTTTGGATACTCTGGCCCAGCAAGATTTTGTCTCCCTGACCGATGCGCTGGAAGAAGAATTTCGGCGCGTCTTTGTGGCGCAACAAGTCGATGCTGACCACGATCGCGTCATTGTCGTCGGTCTGATGACGGGCAATGTGAGCAAGACCCAGTTTCGCTATGGCCTGATGGAAGTGCGGCGCTTGGTCGAAACGGCGGGCGGCGAGGTGCTAGCGACCCTGCACCAGCGGCGTGATCGCCCCCATCCCCAAACCGTCCTCGGGGCGGGCAAAATCCAAGAGATCGCTTTAGAGGCGCAAACCCTGGGGGCGACTCTGGTGGTGTTCGATCGCGATTTGTCCCCCGCCCAAGTCCGCAATCTAGAAGCGCAAATGGGCGTCCGCGTGGTCGATCGCACCGAAGTGATTTTGGATATTTTTGCCCAGCGGGCCCGCACCGGAGCCGGTAAGTTGCAGGTCGAGTTGGCCCAGTTGGAATATCAACTCCCCCGGCTGACGGGCCGCGGCCAGGCCATGTCGCGACTCGGCGGCGGCATCGGCACCCGTGGCCCTGGTGAAACCAAATTGGAGACCGAACGGCGAGCCATTCAGCGGCGCATTTCGCGACTGCAGCGAGAGGTGAATCAACTGCAAGCCCACCGCGATCGCCTGCGGCAACGGCGACAGCAGAGCGATATCCCGTCGATTGCGGTGGTGGGCTACACCAACGCGGGCAAATCGACCCTGCTCAACGCCCTCACCAACTCGGAAATCTACGCCGCTGACCAACTCTTTGCCACCCTCGACCCCACCACCCGCCGCCTGAGCGTGCTCGACAGCGACACCCAGGAGCAAACTCAACTCGTGCTGACGGACACGGTGGGCTTTATCCGCGATTTGCCCGAGTCCCTGGTGGACGCTTTTCGCGCCACCTTGGAAGAAGTGACGGAAGCCGATGCTTTGCTGCATGTGGTGGATTTGTCCCATCCGGCCTGGCAGAGTCAAATTCGCTCCGTGATGCGTATTTTGGGCGAAATGCCCGTCACTCCCGGCCCAATTTTGCTGGCCTTTAACAAACTAGATCGGGTGGATAGCGAGGCGTTAGCGATCGCGAAAGAAGAATTCCCCAACGCTGTATTCGTCTCGGCCCAAGACCGCATTGGTCTGGAAACCTTGCGAAAGCAGCTCATCGAACTCGCCAGCTACGCCCTCTGTCAATAA
- a CDS encoding cytochrome c biogenesis protein produces the protein MTTVNRWLQRYFKRELLPLLADLRLAIALLLVIAVTSITGTVIEQGESLAFYQENYPSDPALFGFLDWRVILVSGLDHVYRTWWYLAILILFGASLTACTFTRQITALRWFSRPWNFYSQPRQFNKLALSGELEQGNLEEISPLLAKRGYKVFTRDRALYAQKGVAGRIGPIVVHASMLIILAGAIYGSMTGFFAQEIVPSGQVFQIRNIFDAGPWAEAQVPKDWAVRVNDFWIDYTPEGVIDQFYSDLSVIDEDGEELTQKTIHVNEPLRYKGVTLYQADWGIAAVKVKLNNSPVLEIPMGQLPTEGKSRIWGTLVPTKPDMSESVSLLATDLQGTLLVYDTNGQLVATVRKGMATEVNGIQLAIVDIIGSTGLQIKADPGIPVVYLGFGLLMVGVLMSYISHSQVWALEADDKFFVGGRTNRAQVAFERELLQIMEAIEPTATAAADATETSAIAP, from the coding sequence ATGACGACTGTGAATCGCTGGCTACAGCGCTACTTTAAGCGAGAGCTGCTGCCCCTGCTGGCGGATTTGCGGCTGGCGATCGCCCTCCTCCTGGTGATTGCGGTGACCAGCATTACGGGCACCGTTATCGAACAGGGCGAGTCGCTGGCGTTTTATCAAGAGAACTATCCCTCTGATCCGGCGCTGTTTGGCTTTCTGGACTGGCGGGTCATCCTCGTATCCGGCCTGGATCATGTGTATCGCACCTGGTGGTACCTGGCGATTTTGATTCTGTTTGGGGCCAGCCTCACCGCCTGCACCTTTACGCGACAAATTACGGCCCTGCGCTGGTTTTCGCGCCCGTGGAATTTTTACAGTCAGCCCCGACAATTCAACAAATTGGCCCTCAGTGGCGAGTTAGAGCAGGGCAACTTAGAAGAAATTTCGCCCCTGTTGGCAAAGCGGGGGTATAAGGTCTTTACTCGCGATCGCGCTCTCTATGCCCAAAAAGGAGTGGCGGGGCGCATTGGCCCCATCGTTGTCCACGCCAGCATGTTGATCATTCTCGCGGGGGCCATTTATGGGTCGATGACGGGCTTTTTTGCCCAAGAAATTGTGCCCAGCGGTCAGGTGTTTCAAATTCGCAACATCTTCGACGCGGGGCCGTGGGCCGAGGCGCAAGTACCCAAAGACTGGGCAGTGCGGGTCAACGATTTTTGGATTGACTACACCCCCGAAGGCGTGATCGACCAGTTTTATTCCGACCTCTCCGTGATTGATGAAGACGGGGAAGAACTGACGCAAAAAACCATTCATGTGAATGAGCCCCTGCGTTACAAAGGGGTTACCCTCTATCAAGCGGACTGGGGCATTGCGGCGGTGAAGGTAAAGCTCAACAACAGTCCGGTGTTGGAGATTCCCATGGGGCAGTTGCCGACGGAGGGCAAATCAAGAATTTGGGGCACGTTGGTGCCGACGAAGCCGGACATGAGCGAGAGTGTGTCGCTGCTGGCGACGGATTTGCAGGGCACGCTGCTGGTTTACGACACTAACGGCCAACTCGTGGCCACTGTGCGTAAGGGCATGGCGACGGAAGTGAATGGCATTCAACTGGCGATCGTCGATATCATCGGCAGCACGGGCCTGCAAATCAAAGCCGATCCCGGCATTCCCGTGGTCTATTTGGGATTTGGCCTGCTGATGGTGGGCGTGTTGATGAGTTACATCTCTCATTCGCAAGTCTGGGCGTTGGAGGCGGACGACAAGTTTTTTGTGGGGGGCCGCACCAACCGTGCCCAAGTCGCCTTTGAACGCGAACTCTTGCAGATTATGGAAGCGATCGAACCGACGGCGACGGCAGCCGCAGATGCCACAGAAACGAGTGCGATCGCGCCCTAA
- a CDS encoding CAAD domain-containing protein, with protein sequence MSTDINSETKVAEVPEAEAHTETPSDGEINQQLQQILDKVSGLLANLPDYVTDFFKEYKRPLVTVGLILAAFISVKLLLAILNAINEVPLLAPTFELVGLGYSSWFVYRFLLKDANRQELTENFTALKDQVLGKNG encoded by the coding sequence ATGAGCACAGATATCAATTCTGAGACTAAAGTAGCTGAGGTGCCCGAAGCCGAAGCCCATACCGAGACCCCAAGCGACGGTGAAATCAATCAGCAGTTGCAGCAAATCCTGGATAAGGTGTCTGGGTTGTTGGCCAACCTGCCTGACTACGTCACAGACTTTTTCAAAGAATATAAGCGCCCGCTAGTCACCGTCGGGTTGATTTTGGCAGCGTTTATCTCCGTCAAGCTGCTGCTGGCAATTTTGAATGCGATTAACGAAGTGCCGTTGTTGGCCCCCACGTTTGAACTCGTCGGTTTGGGCTATAGCAGCTGGTTTGTTTATCGCTTTTTGCTCAAGGATGCCAATCGCCAAGAGCTGACGGAAAACTTTACCGCGCTCAAAGATCAGGTGCTGGGTAAGAACGGTTAG
- a CDS encoding RNA methyltransferase, which yields MVHPRLQHIRIILLEPAGALNVGSAARVMANMGLSQLVLVNPHCDPLGEEAQRMAVHAGDILTQAQIVPTLAAALTDCTKAIATTARDRALNTTMELPEVALPWLVAPASDLTPAPAALIFGPEDRGLSNEELNYAQRFVRIPSDASYTSLNLAQAIAVCCYELARAATPRVAIAAPPPPPSEVKTAPLDQLEGFHQHLEAVLLKIGYLYPHTATSRMEKLRRFFVRAAPTSQELAMLRGILRQTDWASSPVHRSPTSPPDRSSPNPPQG from the coding sequence ATGGTTCATCCCCGCTTACAGCATATTCGGATCATTTTGCTCGAGCCGGCGGGAGCTTTGAATGTGGGGTCCGCTGCTCGGGTAATGGCAAACATGGGCCTGTCGCAACTGGTCCTGGTGAATCCCCACTGTGATCCGCTGGGGGAGGAAGCGCAGCGCATGGCGGTGCATGCGGGAGACATTTTGACCCAAGCGCAGATCGTACCGACCTTGGCGGCGGCGCTGACCGACTGCACCAAGGCGATCGCGACTACTGCCCGCGATCGCGCCTTGAATACGACGATGGAATTGCCGGAAGTCGCTTTGCCCTGGCTCGTGGCCCCAGCGTCAGACCTCACTCCCGCCCCGGCGGCGCTGATCTTTGGTCCCGAAGACCGGGGACTGAGTAATGAAGAGTTGAACTATGCCCAGCGCTTCGTCCGCATTCCCAGTGATGCGAGTTACACCTCTTTGAACTTGGCTCAGGCGATCGCGGTGTGCTGCTATGAACTGGCGCGGGCGGCCACTCCACGGGTCGCGATCGCGGCACCTCCACCGCCCCCCAGTGAGGTAAAAACCGCCCCCCTTGATCAATTAGAAGGTTTTCACCAACATTTAGAAGCCGTTTTGCTCAAGATCGGCTATCTTTATCCCCACACGGCGACAAGCCGAATGGAAAAGTTGCGGCGATTCTTTGTGCGAGCGGCACCGACTTCTCAAGAGTTGGCTATGCTTAGGGGAATTTTGCGGCAGACCGACTGGGCTTCGAGCCCGGTCCACCGTTCGCCAACTTCTCCGCCCGATCGCAGTTCGCCAAACCCACCGCAGGGCTAG
- a CDS encoding serine hydrolase, with protein MADNNYQSNHGQSPFRRYEPTGNPGTPQGQVLPLTPPPLTAPGGGTPPPSRSARRRQRNARNRWRQWIQPGRGATTTATARSPRSRSGADAAASTAPKRIKTPMPSQTGSAAPAQPVMTGPNSSAYASAPVDPRTMAARAASPAVPAGTPGRPPGRPGNGVEARNKVTPLQRPPSRSRPQSSNPNTKARRPQPRRSGRKTPQPVLYGIRLLILGTGIAAIVGTMLSSLNSSDQTAGNSSDRPVATETASRSDNRDALTQPLPLAEELVSVETDLVALETMTPGLTQSVFFYDLDSGNYIELNGTEPIAAASTIKVPILVAFLQAVDAGTVRLDEAVILREDLMAGGSGDFQTQEIGSQFTALEAATAMIVNSDNTATNMVIELLGGLQVLNQQFANWGLSSTSLRNPLPDLDGTNTTSAADLVRIMALVEQGDLLSRRSRDRLLGIMQRTYNRDLIPDGLGDDSALTFNKTGDIGTLLGDVALVDTVNGNRYLLSVLVDRPFNDGRASELVRRVAGRIHEEMNQPVSPVGGSFPDVPSTGAPSPTDPTIEPSTVPSSEPETSVEPEAYIEPGTPLSDPELPPG; from the coding sequence ATGGCAGACAACAACTATCAGTCCAACCACGGCCAGTCTCCCTTTCGACGTTATGAGCCCACTGGCAACCCCGGTACGCCCCAGGGCCAGGTGTTGCCCCTGACGCCGCCCCCGCTGACAGCTCCTGGTGGCGGCACGCCCCCACCGTCGCGGAGCGCGAGACGACGGCAACGTAATGCGCGTAATCGTTGGCGGCAGTGGATTCAACCGGGTCGTGGGGCCACGACGACGGCGACAGCGCGATCGCCCCGGTCTCGATCAGGCGCTGATGCCGCCGCCTCGACTGCGCCCAAACGCATCAAAACCCCGATGCCGTCTCAGACGGGTTCCGCTGCACCGGCCCAGCCAGTCATGACGGGGCCGAATTCCTCTGCCTATGCGTCAGCACCTGTCGATCCGCGAACAATGGCTGCGCGGGCTGCGAGCCCTGCAGTGCCCGCTGGCACACCAGGGCGTCCGCCGGGACGTCCGGGGAACGGTGTCGAAGCCCGCAACAAGGTCACGCCCCTACAGCGGCCCCCATCGCGATCGCGGCCCCAGTCGTCTAATCCCAATACCAAAGCGCGTCGTCCTCAACCGCGCCGCTCTGGCCGGAAGACGCCGCAGCCGGTGTTGTATGGCATTCGCCTGTTGATTTTAGGGACTGGCATTGCCGCGATCGTCGGGACTATGCTGTCTTCGCTGAATTCGAGCGACCAAACAGCGGGCAATTCCAGCGATCGCCCGGTCGCGACGGAAACTGCCTCTCGGTCAGATAATCGTGATGCCCTGACCCAACCACTGCCCCTAGCAGAAGAACTCGTCTCCGTGGAAACCGACTTGGTGGCGCTGGAAACGATGACCCCGGGGCTCACGCAATCGGTCTTTTTCTATGACCTCGATAGCGGCAACTACATTGAGCTCAATGGCACCGAGCCCATCGCCGCTGCTAGCACCATTAAAGTGCCGATTTTGGTCGCATTTTTGCAAGCCGTGGATGCCGGGACGGTGCGCTTAGACGAAGCGGTTATCCTGCGTGAAGACCTAATGGCCGGTGGTTCTGGCGATTTCCAAACCCAAGAGATTGGCAGTCAGTTCACGGCGCTAGAGGCGGCCACCGCCATGATTGTGAACAGTGACAACACTGCCACCAATATGGTTATTGAGCTGCTGGGCGGGCTCCAGGTACTCAATCAACAGTTTGCTAATTGGGGGCTGTCCTCCACTTCGCTGCGCAATCCCCTACCTGACTTAGATGGCACCAATACAACTAGTGCCGCCGATCTCGTCCGAATTATGGCCCTCGTAGAGCAGGGAGATCTGCTGAGTCGGCGATCGCGCGATCGCCTACTGGGCATCATGCAGCGTACTTATAACCGCGATTTGATTCCCGATGGCTTAGGCGACGACAGCGCGTTGACCTTCAACAAAACGGGCGATATTGGTACCCTGCTGGGTGATGTAGCCCTCGTCGACACGGTAAATGGTAACCGCTATCTCCTCAGTGTGTTGGTCGATCGCCCCTTTAACGATGGCCGCGCCAGCGAGTTAGTCCGACGGGTTGCAGGACGCATTCACGAAGAGATGAATCAACCTGTGAGTCCGGTGGGCGGCAGTTTCCCTGACGTGCCTAGCACAGGTGCCCCATCCCCGACAGACCCGACAATCGAGCCGTCAACGGTGCCCTCGTCCGAACCCGAAACGTCAGTAGAGCCAGAGGCTTACATCGAGCCGGGCACCCCGCTATCGGATCCAGAACTTCCCCCTGGCTAG